A stretch of DNA from Staphylococcus equorum:
AAACTTATGAGCAATATAATATCAAAGTCGATCAAAATAAAGCTTCAAGCTATGGTTTGTCAGCTTCGCAATTAGCAATGACATTAAATCAAAATACACCTGAACAAACGGTTACGACTGTTAAAGAAAAAGGTAAATCCATAGATGTAAAAGTTAAAGAAGACAAAGATAAAAACTGGACAGAAGAAAAATTAGAAAGCACAGAAGTACAAACACCAACTGGTCAATCTATTGAGTTAAGCGAGATTGCCGATTTAGAAAAATCATCCACACCTAATAAAATAGAAACAGAAGCGGGTGATTACACTGCAACAGTTTCTACAAAAGTAACAAACGATGATGTCGGTGGTATGGCTCAAAAAGTAATATCTAAAGTGAACGATATAGATAAACCAAATAACGTAGAAACTAAAGTAGGAGGGGCTAATGAAGATATAAGCAAAGCTATTTCTCAATTGGTGCTAGCAATGATAGCAGCAATAATAATTGTTTATTTAGTGCTTGTTCTTACGTTTAAAGGTGCGCTTGCACCATTTACAATTCTATTCTCTCTTCCATATACTGTAATAGGTGTAGTAATCGCACTTGTCTTAACTGGCGAAACAATATCAGTACCAAGTATGATAGGCATGCTTATGCTGATTGGTATCGTAGTCACAAACGCGATTGTGCTAGTAGATAGAGTTATTAATAAAGAAAAACAAGGTCTGGAAATGAAAGACGCATTATTAGAAGCTGGTGGTACGCGTATTAGACCAATTCTTATGACAGCTATAGCTACAATTGGTGCACTATTACCAATGTTGTTTGGTGAAGACAGCTCAATTATTATTTCAAAAGGTATGGCAGCGACAGTTATAGGTGGGTTAATTTCTTCTACATTATTAACGCTAATTGTAGTACCTGTTATTTACGAAATACTATTTAGTTTGAAAGATAAAATTATAAATAAACGTAACAAGAAAAAGTAAAAAATAGGTAACTCATATTAGGATGTATTAATAAATGCCTACAGAAAAACTGCTTACACAGTATTATATGTGTAAGCAGTTTTATTTGTCATTATATAGAAAAGATACAGAATAAATCATTTGTTTTCTTAGAGCTTATCTTGTCAGTTAACTGAAAATAATGCACTACGCAAAAAAAAGAGTATTGAAATAGGCAACTACTTCAATACTCAATATTTAAATAATTAATATAATACTAATACTAAAATAGCGTATACCACAAATAGTAAAATTGTAATTATATTTAAGATTTGAACGGCTTTAGAATCTTTTTTACCGTTTTTAAATGCTGTAATTTCTACATTGCCAATGATAAGTAATAGTACGATGAACACCCACCAGTTTACTGCAGGGAAGGATAATGTTGTAATTGCTACAACAAATAATAAGAGCAAGGCCATAATAATACGTAAAATGCGTGTAATGATTGTTGGCATTTTAAATACACTGATGTAGCTTACTATAAGATATAATATTGGTAAAAAGATAAGGTACAGTTGCATTGAATTACATCCTTTCTATGTATGCACTTAATCTTAGCACGTAAAAAATTGATTTACTAGGATGTTATTTACGTTCTTTTTGACTAATTTCTGAACGAACAGATGCAATTTCTTTTTCTATGTCTTCAAGTTGTCGTAATAATGGGTCAACTTGTTGATTGACGGACTCTCTTTTTTCAAGGTCACCTTGTAGTCTCACATAATCATATTTTAGTTCAGCTAATTTTTCTTTTAAATCCATTTTTACACACTCCTTTTGTATGCGGCACTAACCACACTATTTTAGTTTAAATTATAACATGAAATTGAAAGCTTCTAAAATAACCGAGTTATATGTTAAAGTATGAAAATGGAATGAAAACGAAAAGATGTAACGAAAGAAGGTTTATTGTGACCCAACAATTTATCATAATTATTTTACTTATTGCATTAGGTTATGCACTTAAAAGAATTAATTACTTTAAGGCAAACGACAGCCAAGTCTTTGCAACATTAGTTCTAAATGTCACATTGCCTTCGCTCGTGATAGTTAATTTAAACGAAGCAGATTTAGATTTATCTCTTTCTGTCTTACCTATACTGATGATTTTATATGGTGTTTTAACAAAATTAATCATGGTATGGTTCTTTATGAAATATGATAATCAAATACGAGGGACAACTGGTATGATGATGGCTTCACTCAATATAGGCTTATTTGCATATCCACTAGTAGAAGCCATATGGCCAAATACTGGTATGATTTATTTTGGTATGGTAGATATTGGTGGCGCAATTATTATGTTTGGGGTTACTTACTTTGTAGGAAGCTATTTTAGTAGTTCAGGTGATAGTTTTGACTTTAAATATTTAGCGAAAAATCTTCTTAAATCAGTACCGTTAATGACATATATCATCATGTTTATTTTAAATATGCTAAATATTCATTTTCCAGATCCAGTAATTGATTTCTTCTCTGTACTATCAGGGGCTAATATGCCATTATCGATGATCTTGATAGGGTTAATGTTGAATTTTAGTATAGATAAACGCTTTTTACCAATTGCGATGAAGTACATTTTATTACATTATGGTCTAGGTGTTATCGCTGGCTTACTCGTATATTTCTTTTTACCAGTTGATGATCAAATGGTAAAAACTACACTACAGGTTGCATGGTTATTACCCGTAGGTGTAGCCATCATACCTTATGCAATTCAATTTAAATATAAGACATTACCACTGGTAGGTATGGTCACCAATTTAACGATTGTTATTAGTATAATTATATTATACATTTACCAAGCTTTATTTGTATAAGTGAAGGGGAGGAATCTCATTTTTCTGAAAATATTTCAGCGTATGAGCCGAGTCCCACAAGGCTGACTAGAAAATGCAATGCAAAAGCTAAAGTTCATGTATAAGAACTACTTGTCTTCATAAACGAAGTAGTAGTTGTTTAAAAGCTTGATATAAGTACATTTTCAATTCAGTCATCCACTGCCAATATAATAATTGAGACTGAGACATGTATTTTGTCTCAGTCTCACCTAGGGCACGCTTGTTATTTACAAGTGTGCTTTTTGCTGGCGCTAATGATTGCTCACTAGATTAAATGTTAGTTTAACCTTTACCACCCATAAATGCAGGATAATTTGTCATACCACCATCGACATATATTGTTGTGCCATGAATATAATCCGCTAAGTCAGAAGCTAAAAATCTTGCGACGTTAGCAACTTGACTAGCTTCGCCAATGATTTTAGATGGGATCATTTCTAATGTTTCTTCACGTGTTGTTGGATCAGAGAATTTTTCTTTCGTGTGTTCAGTAACGATAGCTCCCGGTGAAATATTATTAATACGAATACCATATTGTGCATATTCCATCGACATTGTTTCCATCATTAATTTTAATCCGCCTTTACTTGCTGCGTAGTTTACATAGTTTGGCCATGGAATTTTATCATGAACACTTGACGTGTTGATAATTACACCTTTTTTATCTTCTTTTAAAAATTGGTTTATAGCTGTTTTTGAGCCTATAAATGCACCAGTCAAATTGACGTCAATTACTTTTTGCCATTCTTCTAAAGGCATTTCATGTGTAGAAATCGGTTTTTCAAATCCAGCGTTATTAATTAAGATATCGAGTGTACCAAATTGATCTACAGCAGATTGAATTAAACGTTCTACATCATCTTCTTCTGATATGTCAGCTTGTACCTTGATTGCCTTGCCGCCTGCATCTTCAATTAATCTAATAGTTTGAGATACAACTTCTAAATGGCGTTCTGAGCGATAATTTATAACGACGTTGGCTTTTTCATCACCAAACTGTTCTGCCATAGCTTTTCCAATACCGCTACCAGCACCTGTAATCACTACAACTTTACCTTCTAAGTCTTTAAACATAATGTATGACGCCTCCTTGATAGTAATAGTATAAAACAAAAAGTTTAAGACAAATATTAAATGATTAGAGGTGAAAGTCACTAATCATTTAATATGCAATGAAAAATTGTCGTTGCCTTAAACTTAATGTTGTTTATCTATTTGTAATACATGATATTTGATTGTTAATGTTAACCTTTAATATTTCCGAGTACAAAGGCAGCAATGACAATGAGAACAATACCAGCCCATATGCCAGTCATTTGACGTTTGTCTTTACGCTCACCTAATAGGAAAATACCGCCAAGTGTAGATACGATGACTAATAATTGGGATAATGAAAAACTTGTTGCTACACCGACTTTGGGTTGTGAATAGAACATAAATAAATTACCTATCCCCCAAATAACACCTGGAATTAAATTCCATACAGTACTTTTTATTGATGTTTCGTGTTTAGCTGATAGAATTAAGCCACCAATCGCCATACCTATAGATTGGAAGAAAAGGGCATTCATTCCATCTACACCGAAGATTTGAGCTATAACTACATACACGACGTAACCTACAGTAGAAATTAATAAGATAGGCATTGCTTTACCAAAGTTTTTCGTGCTTTCTGATGCTTCATTTTTGCCTTTAATAGACGTTATAGCAATACCAATAACGAGTAATACCATAGCGAGTAGGCCTAGTGTAACTTGAGTACCAGTACTCCATTCACCTAAAAATACAGCACTAAATAATGTTGTACCTACTAATTGTAAACCAGTAGAGATAGGCATTGTTTTAGACACACCAATTAAACTAATTGATTTCAATTGGTAGCCTTGACCAAGTGCCCAAAAAGCACCTGAAATTAAACCGACAATAATAATAGTGGGGTCACCAAATTCAGCATTGCCAGTTAATAATAAAATAATACCAATGATTAATGCACCAAATGTAGTACCTCTAATTTGGTTATAAGGGCCACCACCAACAAGCACATTAATTAAAACAACACTTCCCCAAAATAACGCGGGTAAAAGGGCAATTAATATATCCATACTTTATCTTCACTCACTCTCTATTTAAATAATACTTTCCTTTCAAAATAACTATCTTAGATTGCCCTTGTATGATATTTTAAAGCAAAATATTAATATAGTAAAAAATATTAGATTATATACAAAATTATTTTACATCATTGTGAAATATGATGGGTAACTGTTTTGAGTATTTTTAATAAGAATAATTAAAATAAGCTTAAAATTTGGTTGGATGCCAAATTTTAAGCTTATAAAGGTATAACGAATTAAATATGAGCAGCGACGTATTTAAATTTTTTATATTCATAATTGATATTAAAACCTAGCTCATTAAAACGTTCAACGAGTG
This window harbors:
- the mspA gene encoding membrane stabilizing protein MspA produces the protein MQLYLIFLPILYLIVSYISVFKMPTIITRILRIIMALLLLFVVAITTLSFPAVNWWVFIVLLLIIGNVEITAFKNGKKDSKAVQILNIITILLFVVYAILVLVLY
- a CDS encoding SE1832 family protein; the protein is MDLKEKLAELKYDYVRLQGDLEKRESVNQQVDPLLRQLEDIEKEIASVRSEISQKERK
- a CDS encoding AEC family transporter, whose protein sequence is MTQQFIIIILLIALGYALKRINYFKANDSQVFATLVLNVTLPSLVIVNLNEADLDLSLSVLPILMILYGVLTKLIMVWFFMKYDNQIRGTTGMMMASLNIGLFAYPLVEAIWPNTGMIYFGMVDIGGAIIMFGVTYFVGSYFSSSGDSFDFKYLAKNLLKSVPLMTYIIMFILNMLNIHFPDPVIDFFSVLSGANMPLSMILIGLMLNFSIDKRFLPIAMKYILLHYGLGVIAGLLVYFFLPVDDQMVKTTLQVAWLLPVGVAIIPYAIQFKYKTLPLVGMVTNLTIVISIIILYIYQALFV
- a CDS encoding glucose 1-dehydrogenase; the encoded protein is MFKDLEGKVVVITGAGSGIGKAMAEQFGDEKANVVINYRSERHLEVVSQTIRLIEDAGGKAIKVQADISEEDDVERLIQSAVDQFGTLDILINNAGFEKPISTHEMPLEEWQKVIDVNLTGAFIGSKTAINQFLKEDKKGVIINTSSVHDKIPWPNYVNYAASKGGLKLMMETMSMEYAQYGIRINNISPGAIVTEHTKEKFSDPTTREETLEMIPSKIIGEASQVANVARFLASDLADYIHGTTIYVDGGMTNYPAFMGGKG
- a CDS encoding RhaT/GlcU family sugar-proton symporter, producing the protein MDILIALLPALFWGSVVLINVLVGGGPYNQIRGTTFGALIIGIILLLTGNAEFGDPTIIIVGLISGAFWALGQGYQLKSISLIGVSKTMPISTGLQLVGTTLFSAVFLGEWSTGTQVTLGLLAMVLLVIGIAITSIKGKNEASESTKNFGKAMPILLISTVGYVVYVVIAQIFGVDGMNALFFQSIGMAIGGLILSAKHETSIKSTVWNLIPGVIWGIGNLFMFYSQPKVGVATSFSLSQLLVIVSTLGGIFLLGERKDKRQMTGIWAGIVLIVIAAFVLGNIKG